A genomic segment from Bradyrhizobium diazoefficiens USDA 110 encodes:
- a CDS encoding FAD/NAD(P)-binding protein, whose protein sequence is MIISIVGGGATGITILRHLAELVASGRDNGAISGIQLFDKSGFDGGVAYRTQSDRHLLNMKASTMSIRPGDADEFLRWLRARGLSCHGNRHLPRMVYRDYLDAVRLAAIAQCRGAGVPVHVEHAEIVRMRFSPDRDVLLTTDLNITHISSVLILCTGHNAPDDHYGLAAIPNYIRDPYAQFAFADRDGVEVGILGSGLSAVDTAAALAKTHQSVRMTCFSRSGLFPTVQPVTLPATADDFRDALHRYVASRERIEADAFAARLSGLLLETTGIRCDLSCRNVGGDALADLEHNIGRAESGEPSVYSYLVSVIDVMCDAWSRMRDVEKMRFMDVYNSGWLRNRSAMPLENAIRIRDLMRSGRLSARARLRNVTGIGGRFRAILGDGDRHDVDYVIDATGPSYRLDSSPLYQDMQRQGLIAFDALGGIRCGYDDSRVHDRHGTAHPNVYAVGGPTKGTHFYAAAVDINLRRAQEHHYL, encoded by the coding sequence ATGATCATCAGCATTGTCGGCGGTGGCGCAACCGGCATCACGATCTTGCGTCATCTGGCGGAGCTCGTGGCATCAGGGCGAGACAACGGCGCGATCAGCGGAATTCAGCTCTTCGACAAGTCCGGTTTCGATGGCGGCGTTGCCTATCGCACGCAGAGCGACCGCCATCTGCTCAACATGAAGGCGTCGACGATGTCGATCCGTCCGGGCGACGCGGACGAGTTTCTGCGCTGGCTTCGGGCCCGCGGCCTCTCCTGCCACGGCAACAGGCACCTGCCGCGGATGGTCTATCGGGACTACCTCGACGCCGTGCGACTGGCCGCGATCGCGCAATGCCGCGGCGCCGGCGTGCCCGTTCATGTCGAGCATGCCGAAATTGTCCGCATGCGGTTCTCGCCGGATCGCGATGTCCTGCTGACGACCGACCTCAACATCACGCATATCTCGTCCGTGCTGATCCTCTGCACCGGTCACAACGCGCCCGACGACCATTACGGCCTCGCCGCAATCCCGAACTACATCCGCGACCCCTACGCCCAATTCGCCTTCGCCGATCGCGACGGCGTCGAGGTCGGCATCCTCGGAAGCGGACTCAGCGCGGTCGACACCGCGGCGGCGCTGGCCAAAACCCACCAGTCCGTCAGGATGACCTGCTTCTCCAGAAGCGGCCTGTTTCCGACGGTGCAGCCGGTGACGCTTCCCGCCACCGCAGATGACTTCCGCGACGCCCTGCATCGCTATGTGGCCAGCCGCGAGCGAATCGAAGCGGACGCCTTTGCCGCCCGCCTTTCCGGACTGCTGCTGGAGACCACCGGAATTCGCTGCGATCTGTCTTGCCGCAACGTCGGCGGCGATGCGCTGGCCGATCTCGAGCACAACATCGGGCGCGCCGAGTCCGGCGAGCCCAGCGTCTACTCCTATCTCGTCAGTGTCATCGACGTGATGTGCGATGCCTGGAGCCGGATGCGCGATGTCGAGAAGATGCGCTTCATGGACGTCTACAATTCCGGCTGGCTCCGCAATCGTTCGGCGATGCCGCTGGAGAACGCAATCCGTATCCGCGACCTGATGCGCTCGGGCAGGCTCTCGGCCCGCGCCCGGCTGCGCAACGTGACCGGCATCGGCGGCCGATTTCGCGCGATCCTCGGCGACGGCGATCGTCACGACGTCGATTACGTCATCGACGCGACAGGACCGTCCTACCGGCTGGACTCGAGCCCGCTCTATCAGGACATGCAGCGACAGGGGCTCATCGCGTTTGACGCACTCGGCGGGATTCGCTGCGGCTACGACGACAGCCGTGTCCACGACCGCCACGGCACAGCTCATCCGAACGTGTACGCGGTCGGTGGCCCGACCAAGGGCACGCACTTCTACGCCGCCGCGGTCGATATCAACCTGCGCCGCGCCCAGGAGCACCATTATCTCTAG
- a CDS encoding DUF1674 domain-containing protein has product MSDQPPVSDRKPLSPAAQRALAEAEARRQAAAIQAEDDAKATPKELQGPKGPEPTRYGDWERKGIASDF; this is encoded by the coding sequence ATGAGTGACCAGCCACCCGTTTCCGATCGCAAGCCGCTGTCGCCGGCAGCCCAGCGCGCGCTGGCCGAGGCCGAGGCGCGCCGACAGGCTGCGGCGATCCAGGCCGAGGACGACGCCAAGGCGACGCCGAAGGAGTTGCAGGGGCCGAAGGGACCCGAGCCGACCCGCTACGGCGATTGGGAGCGCAAGGGCATCGCTTCCGATTTCTGA
- a CDS encoding RsmB/NOP family class I SAM-dependent RNA methyltransferase yields the protein MPSQRFAPPSEVPGLAARRIAADIVDGVLHKHRTLDDQLDGSGAHPGLKTLADRDRALMRRLVATVLRRLGTLGHVLSRLLDKGIPSEAPRAQSALLIGAAQILWMDVPDHAAVDLSVRLVQSDRRAARYAGLVNAVLRRCAREGQALVEEVATQSLDLPPWLLARWRAHYGEATARDMALALGHEPSLDLTVKSDAEQWASRLHGETLPTGTVRMLLHGSVTMLPGFAEGQWWVQDAAAALPARLFGDIKGKSIADLCAAPGGKTAQLAHAGAHVTAIDRSPARVARLRENLARLSLQAETVVADAAEWAGPAEGFDGILIDAPCTSTGTIRRHPDVAWLRQESDIAALTALQQRLLRKSVSLLKPGGTLVYCTCSLEPEEGEQAIATLLAAEPALRRVPIEASEVSGLSEIITAEGDLRTLPSHLPNADPKLGGLDGFFAARLVKS from the coding sequence ATGCCATCTCAACGTTTCGCCCCACCATCCGAAGTGCCTGGTCTCGCGGCGCGGCGGATTGCCGCCGACATCGTCGACGGCGTGCTGCACAAGCACCGCACGCTTGACGACCAGCTCGACGGCAGCGGCGCCCATCCCGGACTGAAGACGCTGGCCGACCGCGACCGCGCGCTGATGCGCCGCCTGGTCGCGACCGTGCTGCGCCGGCTCGGCACGCTCGGCCATGTGCTGTCCCGCCTGCTCGACAAGGGCATTCCCTCCGAAGCACCGCGCGCGCAGAGCGCGCTGCTGATCGGCGCCGCCCAGATCCTCTGGATGGACGTGCCCGATCATGCCGCCGTCGATCTCTCCGTCCGCCTCGTGCAATCCGACCGGCGCGCCGCGCGCTATGCCGGCCTCGTCAACGCCGTGCTGCGCCGCTGTGCGCGCGAGGGCCAGGCGCTGGTCGAGGAAGTCGCCACGCAATCGCTGGACCTGCCGCCATGGCTGCTGGCGCGCTGGCGCGCACATTATGGCGAGGCCACCGCAAGAGACATGGCGCTGGCGCTCGGCCATGAGCCGTCACTCGATCTGACCGTGAAGTCGGACGCCGAACAATGGGCGAGCCGCCTGCACGGCGAGACGCTGCCGACGGGGACGGTGCGGATGCTGCTGCACGGCTCGGTGACCATGCTGCCCGGCTTCGCCGAGGGACAATGGTGGGTGCAGGATGCCGCCGCCGCATTGCCGGCCCGGCTGTTCGGCGACATCAAGGGCAAGTCCATTGCCGATCTCTGCGCCGCCCCCGGCGGCAAGACCGCGCAACTGGCGCACGCCGGCGCGCATGTCACGGCGATCGACCGCTCGCCCGCCCGGGTCGCACGGCTGCGCGAGAATCTGGCGCGGCTGTCGCTCCAGGCCGAGACCGTCGTCGCTGACGCCGCGGAATGGGCCGGCCCCGCCGAAGGTTTTGACGGTATCCTGATCGACGCGCCCTGCACCTCGACCGGCACGATCCGCCGTCATCCCGACGTGGCCTGGCTGCGACAGGAGTCCGACATCGCCGCCCTGACCGCGCTCCAGCAGCGGCTGCTGCGAAAATCGGTCTCGCTGCTCAAGCCGGGCGGGACGCTGGTCTACTGCACCTGCTCGCTGGAACCCGAAGAGGGCGAACAGGCCATCGCCACGCTGCTGGCCGCAGAGCCTGCGCTTCGCCGCGTCCCGATCGAGGCGTCGGAGGTCTCAGGACTCTCCGAGATCATCACTGCCGAGGGCGACCTGCGTACCCTGCCCAGCCATCTGCCGAACGCCGATCCCAAGCTCGGCGGGCTCGACGGATTCTTTGCAGCCCGGCTCGTTAAATCCTGA